From the Nocardiopsis changdeensis genome, one window contains:
- a CDS encoding class I adenylate-forming enzyme family protein, with the protein MLTSKPIHLGTLFDDLARRGSTTAIRLSRPLDTAPEAGVELDVPSAAALVRRFAGWFAEAGVRPGDRVAIAKRNHWDYVLLSCAAARLGAVPASLSAHLAPETLDTLLRRLGPALLVTDADLLHTARSAGRDISGRATRTLVVDGARQGELSPADLHGAAAPPPRRPHLDAPLAIMHTSGTTGTPKLVVHTTRTIMRRLAGFESHRWPVLGSRRDDTVTSSYSYAHGRALAWTAGVLWLFPEALSVIADPDWEQAAPALRRHRPTTLEVQPATLARWQRHLDREGDLFARVRLFVSTFDAVHPSTVRAFLGASERRAPVWMQGWGQSETGPLTFRFFTRRSLAERQGADPTTRDLGRPIPGRTRLRVVDQKTLRPLPTGETGLIYCRTDALCTGYVGEEGRWRSKLIGQWWNTGDIGSIDRTGAVRLVDREVDSLTEGGCLEIEDVVDERLPQVLECVVLGVPDGPPVPVVAVRDGALDVGAWKEAVADLPEMAEPVVVDWEDLPRTGTGKVRRGTLRERLGLPRTAAGTGKWT; encoded by the coding sequence ATGCTCACGAGCAAACCCATCCACCTGGGCACCCTCTTCGACGACCTGGCCCGGCGCGGCTCCACCACCGCGATCCGGCTGAGCAGGCCGCTGGACACCGCCCCCGAGGCGGGCGTGGAACTCGACGTCCCCAGCGCCGCCGCCCTGGTCCGGCGGTTCGCCGGCTGGTTCGCCGAGGCCGGGGTGCGCCCCGGCGACCGGGTGGCCATCGCCAAGCGCAACCACTGGGACTACGTGCTGCTGTCGTGCGCCGCCGCGCGCCTGGGCGCCGTCCCGGCGTCGCTGTCGGCCCACCTGGCGCCGGAGACCCTCGACACCCTGCTGCGGAGGCTGGGGCCGGCCCTGCTGGTCACCGATGCCGACCTGCTCCACACCGCCCGCTCCGCGGGCCGCGACATCAGCGGGCGCGCCACCCGCACCCTGGTCGTGGACGGGGCGCGGCAGGGGGAGCTGTCCCCGGCCGACCTGCACGGCGCCGCCGCCCCGCCGCCGCGCCGCCCGCACCTGGACGCGCCGCTGGCGATCATGCACACCTCCGGGACCACCGGCACCCCCAAACTGGTCGTGCACACCACCCGCACCATCATGCGCAGGCTGGCCGGGTTCGAGTCGCACCGGTGGCCGGTCCTGGGCAGCCGCCGCGACGACACCGTCACCTCCTCCTACTCCTACGCCCACGGCAGGGCGCTGGCCTGGACGGCGGGCGTGCTGTGGCTGTTCCCCGAGGCGCTCTCGGTGATCGCCGACCCCGACTGGGAGCAGGCCGCGCCCGCGCTGCGCCGGCACCGCCCCACCACCCTGGAGGTCCAGCCCGCCACCCTGGCGCGCTGGCAGCGGCACCTGGACCGGGAGGGGGACCTGTTCGCGCGGGTGCGGCTGTTCGTCAGCACCTTCGACGCCGTCCACCCCTCGACCGTGCGGGCGTTCCTCGGCGCCAGCGAACGCCGGGCCCCGGTGTGGATGCAGGGCTGGGGGCAGAGCGAGACCGGTCCGCTGACCTTCCGGTTTTTCACCCGGCGGTCCCTGGCGGAGCGCCAGGGGGCCGACCCCACCACCCGCGACCTGGGGCGCCCCATCCCGGGCCGGACCCGGCTCCGAGTCGTGGACCAGAAGACCCTCCGCCCCCTGCCGACGGGGGAGACCGGCCTGATCTACTGCCGCACCGACGCCCTGTGCACGGGCTACGTCGGCGAGGAGGGGCGCTGGCGCAGCAAGCTCATCGGCCAGTGGTGGAACACCGGGGACATCGGCTCCATCGACCGCACCGGAGCGGTCCGGCTGGTGGACCGGGAGGTCGACTCCCTCACCGAGGGCGGCTGCCTGGAGATCGAGGACGTCGTCGACGAGCGGCTGCCCCAGGTGCTGGAGTGCGTCGTCCTGGGGGTGCCCGACGGGCCGCCCGTCCCGGTCGTGGCCGTGCGGGACGGCGCCCTGGACGTCGGGGCCTGGAAGGAGGCCGTGGCGGACCTGCCGGAGATGGCCGAGCCGGTGGTCGTGGACTGGGAGGACCTGCCCCGCACCGGCACCGGCAAGGTCCGGCGCGGGACGCTGCGCGAGCGCCTGGGACTGCCCCGCACCGCCGCGGGCACGGGGAAGTGGACATGA
- a CDS encoding protoporphyrinogen/coproporphyrinogen oxidase — protein MTAVDVAVVGAGPAGLATAHLLTAAGHTVRVLESVHAVGGRMRTLRTDGHLIDTGAEMIPSADAYPATWRLIRATGLDADPEAVPLVRDALSVWWKGRARRHAGRPLGLLTGMGLSPRARLDLVRLQLRLGRAGLDPEHPERGGLDEATVADLLRHRHPQLGERLLGPLAAGFFGWPQEAAAAGPFAAHLAASGSTATWRTYRDGMDTLARALAAGLDVRTDHPVTGVVPGPDGVLVDSPAGAFTARAAVLAVPAPEAARLHPAAPPAERDYLRACEYAPMLRMTALLDAPLAPRGARRGFALLVPDDPLLGVVTMDHAKHPGRVPRGRGLISLVTRPEATGALMDAPDEDVDRALLARAEHILPGVDAHVRGTVVHRFPHGLPLPRPAALAARPAFTARPLSAVDYAGDWTSLRPCSEGAVASAFTAAERTAAYLAQTREPTPIEA, from the coding sequence GTGACCGCCGTCGACGTGGCCGTCGTGGGCGCCGGACCCGCCGGACTGGCCACCGCCCACCTGCTGACCGCCGCCGGGCACACCGTGCGGGTGCTGGAGTCCGTCCACGCCGTGGGCGGGCGGATGCGCACCCTGCGCACCGACGGCCACCTCATCGACACCGGCGCGGAGATGATCCCGTCGGCCGACGCCTACCCGGCGACCTGGCGGCTCATCCGCGCCACCGGCCTGGACGCCGACCCCGAGGCGGTGCCCCTGGTCCGCGACGCCCTGTCGGTGTGGTGGAAGGGCCGGGCCCGCCGTCACGCCGGGCGCCCCCTGGGGCTGCTCACCGGCATGGGGCTGTCCCCGCGGGCCCGCCTGGACCTGGTGCGGCTGCAACTGCGCCTGGGCCGGGCCGGACTGGACCCGGAGCACCCCGAACGGGGCGGCCTGGACGAGGCGACCGTCGCCGACCTGCTCCGCCACCGCCACCCGCAGCTGGGCGAGCGCCTGCTGGGCCCGCTGGCCGCCGGGTTCTTCGGCTGGCCTCAGGAGGCGGCCGCCGCCGGTCCCTTCGCCGCCCACCTCGCCGCCTCCGGCAGCACCGCGACCTGGCGCACCTACCGCGACGGGATGGACACCCTGGCCCGCGCCCTGGCCGCCGGGCTCGACGTGCGCACCGACCACCCCGTCACCGGGGTGGTCCCCGGGCCGGACGGCGTGCTCGTCGACTCGCCCGCGGGTGCGTTCACGGCCCGGGCCGCCGTCCTGGCGGTGCCCGCGCCCGAGGCGGCCCGCTTGCACCCGGCCGCGCCCCCGGCCGAGCGCGACTACCTGCGGGCCTGCGAGTACGCGCCGATGCTGCGGATGACCGCGCTGCTGGACGCGCCGCTGGCCCCGCGCGGGGCGCGCCGGGGCTTCGCGCTGCTGGTGCCCGACGACCCCCTGCTGGGGGTGGTCACCATGGACCACGCCAAGCACCCCGGCCGGGTGCCCCGCGGCCGCGGCCTGATCTCCCTGGTCACCCGCCCCGAGGCGACCGGCGCGCTGATGGACGCCCCCGACGAGGACGTGGACCGCGCACTGCTGGCCCGGGCCGAGCACATCCTCCCCGGGGTGGACGCGCACGTGCGGGGCACGGTCGTGCACCGGTTCCCGCACGGGCTCCCGCTGCCGCGCCCCGCGGCGCTGGCCGCGCGCCCCGCGTTCACGGCGCGGCCCCTGTCCGCCGTCGACTACGCCGGGGACTGGACCTCGCTGCGCCCGTGCAGCGAGGGCGCGGTGGCCTCCGCGTTCACGGCCGCCGAACGCACGGCGGCCTACCTCGCCCAGACCCGCGAACCGACCCCGATCGAGGCATAA
- a CDS encoding UbiA family prenyltransferase — MTDHLTAPPAPVPAAPAPRPALGTYARLAKLDIVDYYIGLPLVFAMTLPLLGPRADTLGFLLLVLLAEVAVVAAMVAFDDVTGYRDGSDAANYGSDAARRRLARKPLVAGTLTEAQALRFGRIATVVSVVLWTAVVALAPHRPLWAVIGAALCLVASVQYSWGLKLSYRGFQELFLAGLGVGWILVPYGLLVGHVDGFVIVQALVFGGGPMIFGLYSNTNDADGDRAAGRITVAARVTPRTNAVFIIAVTALETLLVTGSHLLGIAPWWFPTVLLPVIALRVAQLYTGFVTGDILRARRMAIHTHRATVVLLLAANLAAALLPGAPW; from the coding sequence ATGACCGACCACCTGACCGCGCCGCCCGCACCGGTGCCCGCGGCGCCGGCCCCCCGGCCCGCCCTGGGCACCTACGCCCGGCTGGCCAAGCTCGACATCGTCGACTACTACATCGGCCTGCCGCTGGTGTTCGCGATGACCCTGCCGCTGCTGGGCCCGCGCGCCGACACCCTCGGGTTCCTGCTGCTGGTGCTGCTCGCCGAGGTGGCCGTGGTGGCCGCCATGGTCGCCTTCGACGACGTCACCGGCTACCGGGACGGCTCCGACGCCGCCAACTACGGCTCGGACGCCGCCCGCCGCCGCCTGGCCCGCAAACCCCTGGTCGCCGGGACCCTCACCGAGGCGCAGGCGCTGCGCTTCGGACGGATCGCGACCGTCGTGAGCGTCGTCCTGTGGACGGCGGTGGTGGCGCTGGCCCCGCACCGGCCGCTGTGGGCCGTGATCGGCGCCGCGCTGTGCCTGGTCGCGTCGGTCCAGTACTCCTGGGGCCTCAAGCTCAGCTACCGGGGCTTCCAGGAGCTCTTCCTGGCCGGCCTGGGCGTGGGCTGGATCCTGGTCCCCTACGGCCTGCTCGTCGGGCACGTCGACGGGTTCGTCATCGTGCAGGCGCTGGTCTTCGGCGGCGGCCCGATGATCTTCGGCCTGTACTCCAACACCAACGACGCCGACGGCGACCGGGCGGCCGGGCGCATCACCGTCGCCGCCAGGGTCACCCCGCGCACCAACGCGGTGTTCATCATCGCGGTCACCGCGCTGGAGACGCTGCTGGTCACCGGATCCCACCTGCTCGGCATCGCGCCCTGGTGGTTCCCCACCGTGCTGCTGCCGGTCATCGCGCTGCGGGTCGCCCAGCTCTACACCGGGTTCGTCACCGGGGACATCCTGCGCGCCCGGCGCATGGCCATCCACACCCACCGGGCCACGGTCGTGCTCCTGCTCGCCGCCAACCTGGCCGCGGCCCTGCTGCCGGGCGCGCCGTGGTGA
- a CDS encoding DegT/DnrJ/EryC1/StrS family aminotransferase, giving the protein MTVAAERTAVPFFAPDLFEADREVLLEALYEVGTDPEQKFILGRRTARFEDALRARLGSADAVACSSGTSALTLVLAAMGVGPGDEVIVPAFGCAPLASTVLAVGAVPVFADIDPATLTMDPERAEELVTGRTRALMPAHMFSVMADMPRLRDLAARTGLRLVEDSALAQGGVLRGRPAGRWGDAGVYSFVQVKVFGMPGEGGVVLTDDAALAGRVRMLRNHGQDGRNRFLHHHVGHNSRFDEVMAAFQLHRLAGLEERVARRTAICDHYSAAFADLAEAGVVAPPVGGDGRFPYVYTLLCEDRDGLRDHLAAAGVDAHVYYPRTLPEQPAFAPHARPGGDWPRAREAARRNISLPLYPHLADAAVEHVVSAVRAFALGRKA; this is encoded by the coding sequence ATGACCGTGGCCGCCGAACGGACCGCCGTGCCGTTCTTCGCCCCCGACCTGTTCGAGGCCGACCGCGAGGTGCTGCTGGAGGCGCTGTACGAGGTCGGCACCGACCCGGAGCAGAAGTTCATCCTGGGCCGGCGCACCGCCCGCTTCGAGGACGCGCTGCGCGCCCGCCTGGGCTCCGCCGACGCGGTGGCCTGCTCCAGCGGCACCTCCGCGCTCACCCTGGTCCTGGCCGCCATGGGCGTCGGCCCGGGCGACGAGGTGATCGTCCCCGCCTTCGGCTGCGCCCCCCTGGCGAGCACCGTCCTGGCGGTCGGCGCGGTCCCCGTCTTCGCCGACATCGACCCGGCCACCCTGACCATGGACCCCGAACGCGCCGAGGAGCTGGTCACCGGACGGACCCGCGCCCTGATGCCCGCGCACATGTTCTCCGTCATGGCCGACATGCCGCGCCTGCGCGACCTGGCGGCCCGGACCGGGCTGCGGCTCGTGGAGGACTCCGCGCTCGCCCAGGGCGGCGTGCTCCGCGGCAGGCCCGCCGGACGGTGGGGCGACGCCGGCGTGTACTCCTTCGTCCAGGTCAAGGTCTTCGGGATGCCCGGCGAGGGCGGAGTGGTCCTCACCGACGACGCGGCCCTGGCCGGACGGGTGCGGATGCTGCGCAACCACGGCCAGGACGGCCGCAACCGCTTCCTGCACCACCACGTCGGCCACAACAGCCGCTTCGACGAGGTCATGGCGGCCTTCCAGCTGCACCGCCTGGCGGGGCTGGAGGAGCGCGTCGCCCGCCGCACCGCCATCTGCGACCACTACTCGGCGGCCTTCGCCGACCTCGCCGAGGCCGGGGTGGTCGCGCCCCCGGTGGGCGGGGACGGCCGCTTCCCCTACGTCTACACGCTGCTGTGCGAGGACCGGGACGGGCTGCGCGACCACCTGGCCGCCGCCGGGGTGGACGCCCACGTCTACTACCCGCGGACCCTGCCCGAGCAGCCCGCCTTCGCCCCCCACGCCCGGCCCGGCGGGGACTGGCCCCGCGCCCGGGAGGCGGCGCGCCGCAACATCTCCCTGCCCCTGTACCCGCACCTGGCCGACGCGGCCGTCGAGCACGTGGTCTCCGCGGTCCGCGCGTTCGCCCTCGGGAGGAAAGCATGA
- a CDS encoding DegT/DnrJ/EryC1/StrS family aminotransferase produces MKSTLASPASTERSGENSGVPFFDQSETFRRIWPEIRGHCSRVLDDGKFSHGSMVAEFERALERYTGARHAVGVNSGTDALVLLLRAAGLRPGDEVIVPAHTFVATATAVVHAGGVPVFADIEEHGYGIDPDAVAAAVTDRTRMVMPVHLFDRLADMVGVRRVADAHGLTVVEDSAEAIGMRSGGTHAGLLGTGGVLSFFPAKTLGAVGDAGALLTDDDAVAETARMLRHHGRSGRTLAAFPGISNPTVVTGGNSKMDDLQAAVLLAKLAHLDADIERRAVLSRRYDDRLRGLPGVRAVPGDLPVRPGENRVVYVHLVQVDDRDGLAARLAAAGIGTEVYYPRPLHLQPCFAHLGYRPGDLPRAEELCRTALALPLYPDLAEEAVDRVCDEIERHYSGRSR; encoded by the coding sequence ATGAAGTCGACACTCGCCTCCCCGGCCTCCACGGAAAGGAGCGGGGAGAATTCCGGCGTACCCTTCTTCGACCAGTCGGAGACGTTCCGAAGAATATGGCCCGAGATCCGGGGCCACTGCTCCCGCGTCCTGGACGACGGGAAATTCTCGCACGGCTCCATGGTCGCGGAGTTCGAGCGCGCCCTGGAGCGGTACACCGGTGCCCGGCACGCCGTCGGCGTCAACTCCGGCACCGACGCGCTCGTCCTGCTGCTGCGCGCCGCCGGACTGCGCCCGGGTGACGAGGTGATCGTCCCGGCCCACACCTTCGTCGCCACGGCCACCGCCGTCGTGCACGCCGGCGGCGTCCCCGTCTTCGCCGACATCGAGGAGCACGGGTACGGCATCGACCCCGACGCCGTGGCGGCCGCCGTCACCGACCGCACCCGCATGGTCATGCCCGTCCACCTCTTCGACCGCCTCGCCGACATGGTGGGCGTGCGCCGCGTCGCCGACGCCCACGGCCTCACCGTGGTGGAGGACAGCGCCGAGGCCATCGGCATGCGCTCCGGCGGGACGCACGCCGGACTGCTCGGCACCGGGGGAGTGCTCTCCTTCTTCCCCGCCAAGACCCTGGGCGCGGTCGGCGACGCCGGAGCGCTGCTCACCGACGACGACGCCGTCGCCGAGACCGCGCGGATGCTGCGCCACCACGGCCGGTCCGGGCGCACCCTGGCCGCGTTCCCCGGCATCTCCAACCCGACCGTCGTCACCGGCGGCAACAGCAAGATGGACGACCTCCAGGCCGCCGTCCTGCTGGCCAAGCTCGCCCACCTGGACGCCGACATCGAACGCCGCGCCGTGCTGTCGCGCCGCTACGACGACCGGCTGCGCGGCCTGCCCGGCGTGCGCGCCGTCCCCGGCGACCTCCCCGTCCGGCCCGGCGAGAACCGGGTGGTCTACGTCCACCTCGTCCAGGTCGACGACCGCGACGGCCTCGCCGCCCGCCTGGCCGCGGCCGGGATCGGCACCGAGGTCTACTACCCGCGCCCCCTGCACCTGCAGCCCTGCTTCGCGCACCTGGGGTACCGGCCCGGCGACCTGCCCCGGGCCGAGGAGCTCTGCCGCACGGCCCTGGCCCTCCCGCTCTACCCCGACCTGGCCGAGGAGGCCGTCGACCGGGTCTGCGACGAGATCGAACGCCACTACTCCGGGAGGTCCCGATGA
- a CDS encoding EF-hand domain-containing protein, whose product MSVAVKASSRLEERFNLWDHNGNGVIERSDFEQEIQNILDRFGADASGPGAAGLRAAYLGLFDRLARSAGTEQLDKEAFLQAAQSEIVSRGNAGFAEVLQPTIQAIMGIADTDGDGEISPVELERWFEAIGLSADQAREAFQQIDTDGDGTLSVGELVAAVRDYHLGKNDIPLLGV is encoded by the coding sequence ATGAGCGTCGCCGTCAAGGCCAGCAGCCGCCTCGAAGAGCGCTTCAACCTCTGGGACCACAACGGCAACGGCGTGATCGAGCGCTCGGACTTCGAGCAGGAGATCCAGAACATCCTCGACCGCTTCGGCGCCGACGCCTCGGGTCCGGGCGCGGCCGGCCTGCGGGCCGCCTACCTCGGCCTGTTCGACCGGCTGGCGCGGTCCGCCGGCACCGAGCAGCTCGACAAGGAGGCCTTCCTCCAGGCCGCCCAGAGCGAGATCGTCAGCCGCGGCAACGCCGGCTTCGCCGAGGTCCTCCAGCCCACCATCCAGGCCATCATGGGCATCGCCGACACCGACGGCGACGGCGAGATCAGCCCGGTGGAGCTGGAGCGGTGGTTCGAGGCCATCGGCCTGTCCGCCGACCAGGCCCGGGAGGCGTTCCAGCAGATCGACACCGACGGCGACGGCACCCTCAGCGTCGGCGAGCTGGTCGCCGCCGTGCGCGACTACCACCTCGGCAAGAACGACATCCCGCTCCTGGGCGTCTGA